One stretch of Segatella copri DNA includes these proteins:
- a CDS encoding IS1380 family transposase — protein sequence MAKIQIKSEKLTPFGGIFSIMEQFDALLAQTIDSTLGLRCTMFGYQYSEILRSLMCVYLCGGSCIEDVTTHLMKHLSLHPTLRTCSADTILRAIEELTFKSITYKSASGKSYDFNTADKMNCLLVNALLATGQLKSGQEYDFDFDHQFIETEKYDAKPTYKKFLGYSPGVAVINDMIVGIENRDGNTNVRFNQKETLERIFKRLEASEIYISRARMDCGSCSEEIVDMVEAHCRHFYIRANRCSSFYDSMFALTGWKTVEINGIEFELNSILVEKWKGKPYRLVIQRQRRIDGDLDIWEGEYTYRCILTNDYKSSARDIVEFYNLRGGKERIFDDMNNGFGWNRLPKSFMAQNTVFLLMTALIRNFYKAIMQRLKTHEFGLRATSRIKTFVFKFISVPAKWIKTSRRHVLNIYSDNNAYANLFKTDFG from the coding sequence ATGGCAAAGATACAAATAAAATCTGAGAAACTCACTCCTTTTGGGGGAATTTTTTCGATTATGGAGCAATTTGATGCTCTTTTAGCTCAAACCATAGATTCCACCTTGGGATTGAGATGCACTATGTTTGGTTATCAATATAGCGAGATTCTACGCTCTCTGATGTGCGTATATCTTTGTGGTGGCTCATGCATTGAGGATGTTACAACTCACCTGATGAAACATTTGTCTCTTCATCCAACTCTTCGCACTTGCAGCGCAGACACCATATTACGTGCTATCGAAGAACTGACTTTTAAGAGCATCACCTATAAGTCTGCTTCTGGCAAATCCTATGATTTCAATACTGCAGACAAGATGAACTGCTTACTGGTCAATGCCCTGCTTGCTACTGGTCAATTGAAATCCGGTCAAGAGTATGATTTTGACTTTGACCATCAGTTCATTGAAACAGAGAAGTATGATGCAAAACCAACCTACAAGAAGTTCTTGGGCTATAGTCCAGGCGTAGCTGTCATTAACGACATGATTGTTGGTATTGAAAATAGAGACGGCAACACAAACGTACGCTTCAACCAAAAAGAAACTTTGGAAAGAATCTTCAAGCGATTGGAGGCTTCGGAAATATATATTTCTCGTGCCCGCATGGATTGCGGCTCATGTTCGGAGGAAATCGTAGATATGGTAGAGGCTCATTGCAGGCATTTTTATATTCGTGCCAACAGATGCTCTTCTTTCTACGATTCCATGTTTGCCTTAACTGGATGGAAAACTGTTGAAATCAACGGTATTGAGTTTGAGTTGAATTCTATCCTTGTTGAGAAATGGAAAGGAAAACCGTATCGTCTTGTCATACAGAGACAAAGGCGAATAGATGGAGACCTTGACATTTGGGAAGGCGAATATACCTACAGATGTATACTGACTAACGATTACAAGTCGAGTGCAAGAGACATCGTGGAATTCTACAATCTTCGTGGTGGCAAGGAACGCATCTTCGATGACATGAACAATGGCTTTGGCTGGAATCGATTGCCAAAATCGTTCATGGCACAGAATACTGTATTCCTGCTTATGACAGCTCTCATCAGAAACTTCTACAAAGCTATTATGCAGAGATTGAAAACCCATGAATTTGGATTGCGTGCCACCAGCAGAATCAAGACCTTTGTTTTCAAGTTCATCTCTGTTCCTGCGAAATGGATTAAGACATCACGTAGGCATGTATTGAACATTTACTCAGACAACAATGCTTATGCCAACCTGTTCAAGACAGACTTTGGTTAA
- a CDS encoding IS1380-like element IS612 family transposase, translating to MAKIQIKSEKLTPFGGIFSIMEKFDSMLSPVIDSTLGQRCSSIFGYQFSEIVRSLMSVYFCGGSCVEDVTSQLMRHLSYHPTLRTCSSDTILRAIKELTQENISYTSDQGKTYDFNTADKLNTLLINALVSTGELKEIEEYDVDFDHQFLETEKYDAKPTYKKFLGYRPGVYVIGDKIVYIENSDGNTNVRFHQADTHKRFFALLESQNIRVNRFRADCGSCSKEIVSEIEKHCKHFYIRANRCSSLYNDIFALRGWKTEEINGIQFELNSILVEKWEGKCYRLVIQRQRRNSGDLDLWEGEYTYRCILTNDYKSSTRDIVEFYNLRGGKERIFDDMNNGFGWSRLPKSFMAENTVFLLLTALIHNFYKTIMSRLDTKAFGLKKTSRIKAFVFRFISVPAKWIMTARQYVLNIYTENRAYAKPFKTEFG from the coding sequence ATGGCAAAAATACAAATTAAATCTGAGAAACTCACACCTTTTGGAGGAATTTTTTCAATCATGGAGAAATTTGACTCCATGCTTTCACCCGTTATCGACTCAACACTGGGTCAGAGATGCAGCAGTATCTTCGGATATCAGTTCAGCGAGATAGTCCGTTCGCTGATGAGCGTTTATTTCTGTGGCGGCTCATGCGTGGAAGATGTAACGTCACAACTGATGCGCCATCTCTCGTATCATCCTACCCTTCGTACATGCAGCTCTGATACCATCCTCAGAGCCATCAAGGAACTGACACAGGAAAACATCTCCTATACTTCCGACCAAGGCAAGACCTATGATTTCAATACTGCAGACAAACTCAACACATTGCTTATAAACGCTTTGGTTTCTACAGGCGAGTTGAAGGAAATTGAGGAATACGATGTTGACTTTGACCATCAGTTCCTTGAAACGGAGAAGTATGATGCAAAACCGACCTACAAAAAGTTCCTCGGCTACAGGCCTGGCGTATATGTTATCGGTGACAAGATAGTCTATATCGAGAACAGCGATGGTAACACGAATGTGCGTTTTCATCAGGCAGACACCCATAAGAGATTCTTCGCTCTTCTGGAATCCCAGAACATCCGTGTAAATCGCTTCAGGGCAGACTGCGGTTCCTGCTCGAAGGAAATCGTCAGTGAGATAGAGAAGCATTGCAAACATTTCTACATCCGTGCCAACCGATGCAGTTCGCTCTACAATGACATCTTTGCTCTGAGAGGATGGAAGACGGAGGAGATTAACGGCATCCAGTTCGAACTCAATTCCATTCTCGTTGAGAAATGGGAAGGCAAGTGCTATCGTCTTGTCATCCAGAGACAAAGACGCAACAGTGGCGACCTTGACCTGTGGGAAGGCGAATACACTTACCGTTGTATTCTGACCAACGATTACAAGTCATCGACAAGGGACATTGTTGAATTCTACAATCTGCGTGGCGGCAAGGAACGTATCTTTGACGACATGAACAACGGATTCGGTTGGAGCAGGCTCCCCAAGTCATTCATGGCGGAGAATACTGTCTTTCTTCTGCTTACTGCATTGATACACAATTTCTACAAGACCATCATGAGCAGGCTTGACACCAAGGCTTTTGGGCTCAAGAAAACGAGTCGCATAAAGGCTTTTGTCTTCAGATTCATCTCCGTACCTGCCAAGTGGATCATGACTGCAAGGCAATACGTGCTGAATATCTACACAGAGAACCGAGCTTATGCAAAACCCTTCAAAACAGAATTCGGATAA
- a CDS encoding DUF4595 domain-containing protein — protein sequence MTEYYDIALNKNGYIVNMKTRSTDQSDNEENKGEAWFSYDSKGHLTKIASSGTDVYYEDGEKVTEKYSLEYNLSWSNGKLTQIVCNGSEDGEKFTDTATFEYGDNTYPNITKQWTDNYMADMIEDMEFLFYVGYFGVAGDYHPVSASQHDSDGETSTFKYSYEFNDDGSVKASKCKYNNSRYWTTDNYTYMSK from the coding sequence GTGACAGAGTATTACGATATAGCGTTGAATAAAAATGGTTATATCGTCAACATGAAAACCCGCAGTACAGATCAGTCTGATAATGAAGAAAATAAAGGCGAGGCGTGGTTCTCTTACGATTCCAAGGGACACCTGACTAAGATTGCCAGTTCTGGCACAGATGTATATTACGAGGATGGCGAGAAGGTAACAGAGAAGTATTCCTTGGAGTATAATTTGTCTTGGTCTAATGGTAAACTCACCCAAATCGTATGCAATGGAAGCGAAGATGGAGAGAAATTTACCGATACAGCTACATTTGAGTATGGTGACAACACCTATCCTAATATCACCAAGCAATGGACAGACAACTATATGGCAGATATGATAGAAGATATGGAGTTCTTGTTCTATGTTGGGTATTTTGGTGTAGCTGGCGATTATCATCCTGTGTCTGCTTCCCAGCATGATAGTGATGGCGAGACTTCTACTTTCAAGTATAGCTACGAATTTAATGACGATGGTTCCGTAAAGGCTTCCAAGTGTAAATACAATAACAGTAGATATTGGACAACGGATAATTATACTTATATGAGTAAATAA
- a CDS encoding glycoside hydrolase family 5 protein — protein MKRNFLKFSLFLIGVFTCLSCEASTLHSSNGSDGVGESIPTAQQWNKDVVGWNLGNEFECSAPGQDGESMQIGNPDGSIHAETAWGNPVVTKKMIQAVKKAGFNAIRIPIRWQCHITNAQAMSIDKAWIARIKEVVGWCLDNGLKVIINVHHEKWLEGRPTYQYKEENCQKLALLWMNIASEFANYDSRLAFAGTNEVHIRDNWGKPSAENLEVQNAYNQIFVDMVRATGGNNAKRHLILQTYVCNPWFGIENGDFIIPKDAEGNGNNYMSVEFHYYQPWSYAGDCTYDYWGDAYKDAGKIPAENEKTMTDFFDKAVNTWSNKGLGIVIGEWGVTDHYKSNSEKVHENMTYYCKFLTTEARKRGFSTFVWDNNYFGNGSEKYGIFDRFKSMKVNAPWILEGIFGKE, from the coding sequence ATGAAAAGGAACTTTTTGAAATTTAGCCTCTTTTTAATAGGCGTCTTCACATGTCTCTCATGCGAAGCAAGTACGTTGCACTCATCCAACGGTTCTGATGGCGTAGGCGAATCCATACCTACTGCCCAGCAATGGAATAAAGACGTTGTGGGGTGGAATCTTGGCAACGAATTCGAGTGTTCAGCTCCTGGACAGGATGGTGAGTCGATGCAGATTGGCAACCCTGATGGTTCTATCCATGCAGAGACAGCCTGGGGCAATCCCGTTGTTACCAAGAAGATGATACAAGCTGTGAAGAAGGCAGGTTTCAATGCCATCCGTATTCCAATCCGTTGGCAGTGCCACATTACCAACGCTCAGGCGATGAGCATCGACAAGGCTTGGATTGCCCGTATCAAGGAGGTGGTGGGCTGGTGCCTTGACAATGGTTTGAAGGTTATCATCAATGTGCATCATGAAAAATGGCTCGAAGGTCGTCCTACTTATCAATATAAGGAAGAAAACTGCCAGAAGCTTGCGCTCCTCTGGATGAATATCGCCTCTGAGTTTGCCAATTATGACAGTCGCTTGGCTTTCGCCGGTACCAATGAGGTTCACATCAGGGACAACTGGGGCAAGCCTAGTGCCGAGAACCTCGAAGTGCAGAATGCTTACAATCAGATATTCGTGGATATGGTTCGTGCCACAGGCGGCAACAATGCCAAGCGCCACCTCATCTTACAGACTTACGTTTGTAACCCATGGTTTGGCATAGAGAATGGAGATTTCATCATTCCGAAGGATGCCGAAGGCAATGGCAACAACTATATGAGTGTGGAATTTCACTACTATCAGCCATGGAGCTACGCCGGCGATTGCACCTACGATTACTGGGGTGATGCCTACAAGGATGCTGGCAAGATACCTGCAGAAAACGAGAAGACGATGACGGATTTCTTCGACAAGGCGGTGAATACCTGGAGCAACAAAGGACTGGGTATCGTAATAGGAGAGTGGGGAGTAACCGATCACTATAAGTCAAACTCAGAGAAAGTGCATGAAAACATGACCTACTACTGTAAGTTCTTGACTACGGAGGCTCGCAAACGAGGCTTCTCTACTTTCGTTTGGGACAACAACTACTTCGGCAACGGCTCTGAGAAGTATGGCATCTTCGACCGTTTCAAGAGTATGAAGGTGAATGCTCCTTGGATTCTCGAAGGAATCTTTGGGAAAGAATAA
- a CDS encoding SusC/RagA family TonB-linked outer membrane protein, translating to MRKKTMFLGLLGAGLMWMPASAILAAQMNNAAMSVQQNQGIKGTVVDATGETLIGASVKVAGTTNGAVTDIDGNFTLNCKPGATLEVSYIGYKTMTVKAANGMKITMQEDGKALNEVVVTALGIKRDRKALGYGLEEVKGEELTKAKETNVINSLSGKVAGLVVQNTAGGASGSTRVLLRGNTEMAGNNQPLYVVDGVPLDNTNFGSAGEAGGYDLGDGISAINPDDIETMTVLKGPAASALYGSRASHGVILITTKKAEKDRISVEYNGSYTIDTQLAKWDDIQEIYGAGYNGELPNSSTSGTNASWGPKADDFMFKYFDGEERPFMMHPNNASGFFRTGFTTQNSAILSVNSGKTGMRFSVTDMRNKDILPNTNMSRDNFNLRVNTSAGPVDFDFTANYTREKVKNRPALGDSQSNVGKNLMTLAGTYDQAWLKHYEDADGNYSNWNGNDQYNKNPYWDLYKNSNTSDKDVFRFTGKAIWNINKHFKLQGTIGTDINSMNFEDFIAKTTPGTPAGKLTDQIFNNRTLNAEILALYNNSWGDFDVNATAGGNIFKVNNKTTTNIGLNQQMNGIKNIMNYQEQNTRESMYKKQISSLYASASLGYKHTYYLEGTLRGDKSSTLPTNNNTYVYPSVSGSLVFSEFIKNKKFINYGKIRASWAKVGSDTDPYLLALNYTTGKYSYSGYTIGMIANSTQPNKDLKPTMTGSYEVGLEMKFLNGRLGLDATYYNQNSKNQILSLASTITSGYAYRLINAGEIQNQGVEIALNARALQIKDFAWDLGVNFSKNTNKVKSLVDGMDYFELAKATWCGVSVGAQVGENYGAIRGHDFLYNDKGQVVVDAATGLPKIDQKVKTIGNSTWDWTGGFYSTFSYKNFRLSASFDVKVGADIYSMSMRSAYQTGKAKGTLAGREEWYTSEEARKASGMDLAAWRETGNCKGLVVEGVIDNGDGTYRKNDIAVNPEDYWKHVANGVQSAFVYDNSYVKCREITFGYTFPESILGKYVKGLTVSFVARNPFIVWKNIPNIDPDSSYNTSGLGLEYGSLPSRKSYGLNVNVKF from the coding sequence ATGAGAAAGAAAACTATGTTTCTCGGCCTGCTCGGTGCAGGTTTGATGTGGATGCCTGCTTCTGCCATTCTCGCTGCCCAGATGAACAATGCTGCGATGAGCGTTCAGCAGAACCAAGGCATCAAGGGTACAGTGGTGGATGCCACTGGCGAAACCTTGATTGGCGCTAGCGTGAAGGTGGCTGGTACAACCAACGGTGCCGTTACCGATATTGATGGTAACTTTACGTTGAACTGCAAGCCTGGAGCAACGCTCGAAGTGAGCTATATCGGTTACAAGACGATGACCGTGAAAGCTGCTAATGGCATGAAAATCACGATGCAAGAGGATGGTAAGGCCTTGAATGAGGTCGTTGTTACCGCCCTTGGTATCAAGCGCGACCGCAAGGCTTTGGGCTATGGCTTGGAGGAGGTTAAAGGTGAGGAACTCACCAAGGCGAAGGAAACCAACGTCATCAACTCTCTTTCAGGTAAGGTGGCTGGTCTCGTTGTGCAGAACACCGCTGGCGGTGCTTCTGGTTCTACCCGCGTGCTTCTTCGTGGTAATACAGAAATGGCAGGCAATAACCAGCCTCTTTACGTGGTGGATGGTGTGCCTTTGGATAATACCAACTTTGGCAGTGCTGGTGAAGCTGGTGGTTATGACCTCGGTGATGGTATCTCTGCCATCAATCCTGATGACATTGAGACGATGACCGTATTGAAAGGTCCTGCTGCCTCTGCCCTCTATGGTAGCCGTGCTTCCCATGGTGTTATCTTGATTACGACCAAGAAGGCGGAGAAGGATAGAATTTCCGTGGAGTACAATGGTTCTTATACTATCGATACTCAGTTGGCTAAATGGGATGACATCCAGGAGATATATGGTGCTGGCTACAATGGTGAGCTTCCTAATTCGAGCACTTCTGGTACCAATGCCAGTTGGGGACCTAAGGCCGATGACTTCATGTTCAAGTATTTCGATGGCGAGGAACGTCCATTCATGATGCATCCTAACAATGCTTCTGGTTTCTTCCGTACAGGTTTCACCACCCAGAACTCTGCCATTCTCTCAGTTAATTCCGGTAAGACGGGTATGCGTTTCTCTGTTACCGATATGCGCAACAAGGATATCTTGCCAAATACCAATATGAGTCGTGACAACTTCAACCTCCGTGTGAATACCTCAGCAGGTCCTGTTGACTTCGACTTCACCGCCAACTATACTCGTGAGAAGGTAAAGAACCGTCCTGCCCTTGGTGACTCTCAGAGCAACGTGGGTAAGAACCTCATGACCCTGGCGGGTACCTACGACCAGGCTTGGCTGAAGCACTATGAGGATGCCGACGGCAACTACTCCAACTGGAATGGTAACGATCAGTATAACAAGAACCCATACTGGGATCTCTATAAGAACAGCAATACATCCGACAAGGACGTGTTCCGTTTTACGGGTAAGGCAATCTGGAACATCAACAAGCACTTCAAGTTGCAGGGTACCATCGGTACCGACATCAACAGCATGAACTTCGAGGACTTCATCGCCAAGACAACTCCAGGAACTCCTGCCGGAAAGCTTACCGACCAAATCTTCAACAACCGCACACTTAACGCCGAGATACTCGCCCTCTACAACAACTCATGGGGCGACTTCGATGTCAACGCTACCGCTGGTGGTAACATCTTCAAGGTGAACAACAAGACCACTACTAACATCGGTCTCAACCAGCAGATGAATGGCATCAAGAACATCATGAACTATCAGGAACAGAACACTCGTGAGAGCATGTACAAGAAACAGATCAGCTCTCTCTATGCCAGCGCAAGCCTTGGCTACAAGCATACTTACTATTTGGAGGGAACCCTCCGTGGCGATAAGTCGTCTACGCTCCCTACAAATAATAATACATACGTATATCCATCTGTATCGGGTAGTTTGGTTTTCTCTGAGTTTATCAAGAACAAGAAGTTCATCAATTATGGTAAGATTCGCGCATCTTGGGCAAAGGTAGGTAGCGATACCGATCCATACCTGTTGGCACTCAACTATACCACGGGCAAGTACAGCTACTCGGGTTATACCATCGGTATGATAGCCAACTCAACACAGCCGAACAAGGATTTGAAGCCTACAATGACAGGTTCTTACGAGGTAGGTTTGGAGATGAAGTTCCTTAACGGACGTTTGGGCTTGGATGCCACCTATTACAACCAGAACTCCAAGAACCAGATTTTGAGTTTGGCTTCAACCATCACCTCTGGCTATGCTTACCGCCTCATCAATGCCGGTGAGATTCAGAACCAGGGTGTCGAGATTGCCCTCAATGCCCGTGCCTTGCAGATCAAGGACTTCGCTTGGGACCTGGGTGTCAACTTCTCGAAGAATACCAACAAGGTGAAGTCGCTCGTAGATGGCATGGACTATTTTGAACTTGCCAAGGCCACATGGTGTGGTGTATCAGTAGGTGCTCAGGTTGGCGAGAACTATGGAGCTATCCGTGGACACGACTTCCTCTACAACGACAAGGGACAGGTGGTTGTCGATGCAGCTACTGGTCTTCCAAAGATTGACCAGAAGGTCAAGACCATCGGCAATTCTACTTGGGACTGGACAGGTGGTTTCTACTCAACCTTCAGCTACAAGAACTTCCGCCTCTCTGCATCCTTCGATGTGAAGGTAGGTGCCGACATCTACTCTATGTCCATGCGTTCTGCATACCAGACAGGTAAGGCAAAGGGAACATTGGCAGGCCGTGAGGAGTGGTACACTTCCGAGGAGGCTCGCAAGGCTTCGGGGATGGATCTTGCCGCATGGCGTGAGACTGGTAACTGCAAAGGACTTGTCGTAGAGGGTGTTATCGACAATGGCGACGGTACTTATCGCAAGAACGACATCGCCGTGAACCCTGAAGATTACTGGAAGCATGTGGCAAATGGCGTGCAGAGTGCCTTCGTTTACGACAACTCTTACGTGAAGTGTCGTGAGATTACTTTCGGCTATACCTTCCCAGAGAGCATCCTGGGCAAGTATGTCAAGGGCTTGACCGTATCCTTCGTGGCTCGTAACCCATTCATTGTTTGGAAGAACATTCCTAACATCGACCCAGACTCCAGCTACAACACCTCAGGTCTAGGTCTGGAATATGGTTCCCTGCCATCTCGCAAGAGTTATGGTTTGAACGTGAACGTGAAGTTCTAG
- a CDS encoding SusD/RagB family nutrient-binding outer membrane lipoprotein, whose translation MNNIIKKYIGKSSLMMAFALMATGTAMTSCSDDTLSNINTDKTKVNELDPNAQLTTALLQTYGDFSLMDTYRNYISGFPQYFAGGWNVTNYAGSNFREDDMSRRVWDRYYEISIKNLVDAIHNSADKANLNAALRIHRVYLTAVLADTYGDVPCSEAGLGYISGISTPKYDTVEELYSWFFDELDACEKQLGTGTDHISGDVTSMGGDVAQWKKYANALRMRYAMRISDVNPQKAKEEFEKAVAAGAIASAADDAYIKYADAPFTYYDGANDYDFRANALGEILYGQDATSPTMVCSTLFYQLQNTNDPRLYRICRHYYNIKRSQVKPDKEQNIDLTDDFLAYFQSKNLGEEPCNPGAAWYTDWMNPPTLDDLPTLKKYAEIDENTYANSDYIARASRPCLNIDFEMPSCPGDLMSYAEVEFLKAEAATKGWNVGGGDAESHYEAGVRASMELLNNYYLTSNKISEDEINEFIANNKLGDNPKETINTQAWILHMMNPSEGWANMRRSDYPAILNRDRLTKNGFTYTDSDWSMPVRLQYPELEAQYNNANYKAAIDRMGGTDNWHKRLWWDKADVNLQPDFNPPFGKGYSE comes from the coding sequence ATGAACAATATAATCAAGAAATATATAGGTAAGAGCAGCCTGATGATGGCTTTCGCCCTGATGGCAACCGGCACTGCGATGACTTCTTGCTCTGATGATACCTTGAGCAACATCAATACCGACAAGACCAAGGTGAACGAGCTCGACCCTAACGCACAGTTGACAACAGCTTTGTTGCAGACTTACGGTGACTTCAGTCTGATGGATACCTACCGTAACTATATATCTGGTTTTCCACAGTATTTCGCTGGTGGTTGGAATGTAACCAATTACGCTGGTTCTAATTTCAGAGAAGATGATATGTCCCGTCGAGTTTGGGACCGCTATTATGAAATCAGTATCAAGAACCTTGTGGATGCCATCCACAATTCTGCTGACAAGGCAAACTTGAATGCGGCACTTCGTATCCACCGTGTCTATCTCACGGCAGTTTTGGCAGATACCTACGGTGACGTGCCTTGTTCGGAGGCAGGTCTGGGTTATATCTCAGGTATCTCCACCCCTAAGTATGATACCGTAGAGGAACTCTACAGCTGGTTCTTCGATGAACTTGACGCTTGCGAGAAGCAGCTTGGCACAGGTACCGACCACATTTCTGGTGATGTCACCAGCATGGGAGGTGATGTAGCTCAGTGGAAGAAGTATGCCAATGCACTCCGTATGCGCTATGCCATGCGCATTTCCGATGTTAATCCACAGAAGGCAAAGGAGGAGTTTGAGAAGGCTGTGGCTGCCGGTGCTATCGCCAGTGCAGCAGATGATGCTTATATCAAGTATGCTGATGCTCCATTTACCTATTATGATGGAGCCAACGATTACGATTTCCGTGCCAATGCCTTGGGAGAGATACTCTATGGTCAGGATGCCACATCGCCTACCATGGTATGCTCTACCTTGTTCTATCAGTTGCAGAATACCAACGACCCTCGTCTCTATCGCATCTGTCGCCACTATTACAACATCAAGCGTAGTCAGGTGAAGCCAGACAAGGAGCAGAACATCGACTTGACCGATGATTTCCTGGCTTACTTCCAGAGCAAGAACCTCGGTGAGGAGCCTTGCAACCCTGGTGCAGCCTGGTACACAGACTGGATGAATCCACCTACGTTGGATGACCTTCCTACTTTGAAGAAGTATGCAGAGATAGACGAGAACACTTATGCCAACTCTGATTATATAGCCCGAGCTAGTCGTCCTTGCCTGAACATCGACTTCGAGATGCCTTCTTGTCCTGGCGACTTGATGAGCTATGCTGAGGTAGAGTTCCTCAAGGCTGAGGCTGCCACCAAGGGTTGGAATGTAGGTGGTGGTGATGCTGAGAGTCACTACGAGGCTGGTGTTCGTGCCAGCATGGAGTTGCTCAACAACTACTATCTCACGTCCAACAAGATTTCTGAGGATGAGATCAATGAGTTCATTGCCAACAACAAGTTGGGTGACAATCCTAAGGAGACCATCAACACCCAGGCTTGGATTCTCCACATGATGAACCCTTCTGAGGGTTGGGCTAACATGCGCCGCTCTGACTATCCTGCCATCTTGAATCGTGACCGCTTGACCAAGAATGGTTTCACTTATACGGATTCCGATTGGTCAATGCCTGTCCGCTTGCAGTATCCTGAGTTGGAAGCTCAGTACAACAATGCCAACTACAAGGCTGCCATCGACCGCATGGGGGGTACCGACAACTGGCACAAGCGCCTCTGGTGGGACAAGGCTGATGTAAACCTTCAGCCAGACTTCAATCCTCCATTCGGAAAGGGATACAGTGAGTAG